From one Rhizobium sp. BT04 genomic stretch:
- a CDS encoding flagellar biosynthesis protein FlhA, translated as MKVRSSAIAMLAQRTDMLLAVFFASVVTMLVLPLPTIVLDVLIAFNLSFAFVVLITTTYLKSVLEISTFPAVILIGTLFRLALTISSTRLVLADADAGEIIMAFGDFVVAGNVVVGLIIFLIVALVQFIVVTKGAERIAEVGARFTLDAMPGKQLAIDSDLRNGHITTEAAQKRRSRLEQESQFFGAMDGAMRFVKGDAVAGLVIVAVNLIGGLAIGIFQKGLSFAEAAHLYTLLSIGDGLVSQIPSILMAVSAGIVVTRVSDDGNGSLGSDIGRELFREPRALAIAAALTICAGFVPGFPTGVLGAIGLCLAGLAFMVHRRRAGPAAAGSANAVESANSYPLDRTKYGDPVIATVAVETLARLEAMRLGEMLDGRIRMAARAVGVSVTVPTFNADPRMAEDLIHLQVENVPAGLVSCGPERTAEQIADDIVRIVRRHIGALFSVDDAAQWLGSLEPRLGKLAIDVATQVPLMLTVAVVRRLLDSGVTLSQPRGLLEVMLHAGTDHAPDALAEMARAALVKQIAFGLLDRRGLLPALVLPAEWDHFIRSYDAAGATEKIEIAERLRLLAEKARQALEDANERGYDPIIIVPGEWRLLTQTLMIHHNCRIPVLAAEEIDRDITIETIGEIGQIRNAAGSKQRPG; from the coding sequence ATGAAGGTAAGGTCATCCGCCATCGCCATGCTTGCGCAACGCACCGATATGCTGCTTGCGGTGTTTTTCGCCTCCGTCGTGACGATGCTGGTGCTGCCGCTTCCGACAATCGTTCTGGACGTGCTGATCGCTTTCAATCTCTCCTTCGCTTTCGTGGTGCTGATCACCACGACCTATCTGAAGAGCGTGCTTGAAATCTCGACCTTTCCCGCGGTCATTCTGATCGGCACGCTGTTCCGCCTGGCCTTGACGATTTCCTCGACCCGGCTCGTGCTGGCGGACGCCGATGCCGGCGAGATCATCATGGCCTTCGGCGATTTCGTCGTTGCGGGAAATGTCGTCGTCGGGCTGATCATTTTCCTGATCGTGGCGCTGGTGCAGTTCATCGTGGTGACGAAGGGCGCCGAGCGCATCGCCGAGGTCGGCGCGCGTTTCACGCTCGACGCCATGCCCGGCAAGCAGCTCGCCATCGACAGCGACCTGCGTAACGGCCATATCACCACGGAAGCCGCGCAGAAGCGCCGGTCGCGCCTCGAACAGGAGAGCCAGTTCTTCGGGGCGATGGACGGCGCGATGCGCTTCGTCAAGGGCGATGCGGTCGCAGGATTGGTGATCGTCGCCGTCAATCTCATCGGCGGCCTGGCGATCGGTATCTTCCAGAAGGGCCTGAGCTTCGCCGAGGCCGCCCATCTCTATACGCTGCTGTCGATCGGCGACGGTCTGGTGTCGCAGATTCCGTCCATTCTGATGGCAGTCTCGGCCGGTATCGTCGTGACCCGCGTGTCCGATGACGGCAACGGCAGTCTCGGCAGCGATATCGGCCGCGAACTCTTCCGGGAGCCCCGTGCATTGGCGATTGCGGCGGCGCTGACGATCTGCGCGGGCTTCGTGCCGGGATTTCCCACAGGCGTGCTCGGCGCGATCGGCCTGTGTCTGGCGGGCCTTGCCTTCATGGTGCATCGCCGGCGCGCCGGCCCAGCCGCGGCCGGATCGGCAAATGCCGTGGAAAGCGCCAATTCCTATCCGCTCGACAGGACGAAATATGGCGATCCCGTCATCGCCACCGTCGCGGTGGAAACGCTGGCGCGGCTTGAGGCGATGCGACTCGGCGAAATGCTGGACGGGCGGATCCGCATGGCGGCGCGCGCCGTCGGCGTCTCCGTGACGGTGCCGACGTTCAACGCCGATCCCCGCATGGCCGAGGATCTGATCCACCTTCAGGTCGAAAACGTGCCCGCCGGTCTCGTCAGCTGCGGTCCCGAACGGACGGCCGAACAGATTGCCGACGACATCGTGCGCATCGTCCGCCGCCATATCGGCGCCCTGTTCAGCGTCGACGACGCGGCACAATGGCTGGGCAGCCTCGAACCGCGTCTCGGCAAACTGGCGATCGACGTCGCCACCCAGGTGCCGCTGATGCTGACGGTCGCGGTCGTCAGACGCCTGCTGGATTCCGGCGTGACGCTTTCCCAGCCGCGCGGACTGCTGGAAGTGATGCTGCACGCCGGCACCGATCACGCGCCGGATGCCCTGGCCGAAATGGCGCGCGCCGCGCTGGTCAAGCAGATCGCCTTCGGGCTTCTCGACCGGCGCGGATTGCTGCCGGCGCTGGTGCTTCCCGCCGAATGGGACCACTTCATCCGCTCCTATGACGCCGCTGGAGCGACCGAGAAGATCGAGATAGCCGAAAGGCTGCGCCTGCTGGCCGAGAAAGCCAGGCAGGCTCTCGAGGACGCCAACGAGCGGGGATACGATCCCATCATCATCGTGCCGGGCGAGTGGCGCCTGCTCACCCAGACGCTGATGATCCACCACAACTGCCGCATTCCGGTGCTGGCGGCGGAGGAGATCGACAGGGATATAACGATCGAAACCATCGGAGAGATCGGGCAAATCCGGAACGCTGCCGGCTCCAAACAAAGGCCGGGCTGA
- a CDS encoding EscU/YscU/HrcU family type III secretion system export apparatus switch protein, which produces MAKNDDTEEKPLPPSRVKLDRLRREGQVPRSKEIPVAISVLAIAVYVTWGLPAILEDFTRSFDSGLQSAGRADLSDAVTVGLSETGVALLDLIWLPLATGLAATILVSILDGQGFPVSFKHMSFDFTRLNPFEGIKRLFSLASIAEFVKGLVKFVLLATAGGGAILYFLNSIFWSPLCGEACTLSATAHLLGSILVIAAGIMVAAAFFDIRISRALFRHEHRMTKTEARREYKDTQGDPKLKSARRQIGAEMRSSPPRRQGPGRQ; this is translated from the coding sequence ATGGCCAAAAATGACGATACCGAGGAAAAACCCCTGCCGCCGAGCCGGGTGAAGCTCGATCGGCTCCGGCGCGAGGGCCAGGTTCCCCGCTCGAAGGAAATCCCGGTTGCGATCTCCGTCCTTGCCATCGCCGTCTACGTCACCTGGGGCTTGCCTGCTATCCTCGAGGATTTCACCCGCAGTTTCGATAGCGGCCTGCAGTCCGCCGGACGGGCCGACCTCTCCGACGCCGTCACTGTCGGCTTGAGCGAAACCGGCGTGGCGCTGCTCGATCTCATCTGGCTGCCGCTTGCCACGGGTCTTGCCGCGACCATCCTGGTGTCGATCCTCGACGGGCAGGGGTTTCCCGTATCGTTCAAACATATGAGCTTCGATTTCACCCGGCTCAATCCGTTCGAGGGCATCAAGAGGCTTTTTTCGCTCGCGAGCATCGCCGAGTTCGTCAAGGGGCTCGTCAAGTTTGTCCTGCTCGCCACCGCCGGCGGCGGTGCGATCCTCTATTTCCTCAACAGCATCTTCTGGTCGCCTCTTTGCGGAGAAGCATGCACGCTCTCCGCGACAGCCCATCTCCTCGGCTCGATCCTCGTCATTGCCGCCGGCATCATGGTGGCCGCGGCGTTTTTCGATATCCGCATTTCGCGCGCGTTGTTCAGGCACGAACACCGCATGACCAAGACCGAGGCGCGGCGCGAATACAAGGATACCCAGGGCGACCCGAAGCTGAAATCGGCGCGCCGGCAAATCGGCGCGGAAATGCGCAGCAGCCCGCCGCGCAGGCAAGGACCAGGCCGGCAATGA
- a CDS encoding pectate lyase: MCGVDGQRPIDFDRTSRFDLESDCLGGSNRADTDFTAIRTRKVSPFEDFSGNPPTLTSYVPKSRETSENGMDSDPKDLLRKHINWQSHSKKVDPSDEKQATTLQTTTEKPDLSKEGSVIVVNEPIVVDGGVFDGKGATYTASSKLGDGGQSETQSPLFILKNGATLKNVNLGENGADGIHVYGGATLENVNWQNVGEDALTVKSAGDVTIVGGSAKGATDKIFQINADTRFYLKDFVADGFTTLVRTNGGKQIDADVTIDGGAFSHGSNVFRTDSSLASVTFLSDITLDDVKNWTRVGDNQSGV; the protein is encoded by the coding sequence ATGTGTGGCGTAGATGGACAAAGGCCCATAGACTTCGACAGAACCTCCCGTTTCGACCTTGAGTCCGATTGCCTTGGCGGCAGCAATAGGGCCGACACGGATTTCACCGCCATCCGAACCCGCAAGGTCTCGCCCTTCGAAGATTTCTCCGGCAACCCGCCGACGCTGACCTCCTATGTGCCGAAGTCGCGGGAAACGTCGGAAAACGGCATGGATTCCGACCCCAAGGATCTGCTGCGCAAGCACATCAACTGGCAATCCCACTCCAAGAAGGTGGATCCATCCGACGAGAAACAGGCCACGACTTTGCAGACCACGACGGAAAAACCCGACCTCTCGAAAGAGGGCAGCGTCATCGTCGTCAACGAGCCGATCGTCGTGGATGGCGGCGTGTTCGACGGCAAGGGCGCGACCTATACGGCCTCGTCCAAGCTCGGCGATGGCGGCCAGTCCGAAACCCAATCGCCGCTGTTCATTCTCAAGAACGGCGCGACGCTCAAGAATGTCAATCTCGGCGAGAATGGCGCCGACGGAATCCACGTCTATGGCGGCGCGACGCTCGAAAACGTCAATTGGCAGAATGTCGGCGAGGATGCGCTGACGGTAAAAAGCGCCGGCGACGTCACTATTGTCGGTGGCTCCGCCAAGGGCGCGACCGACAAGATCTTCCAGATCAATGCCGACACGAGGTTCTATCTGAAGGATTTCGTCGCTGACGGCTTTACCACGCTCGTGCGCACCAACGGCGGCAAGCAGATCGACGCCGACGTCACCATCGACGGCGGGGCGTTCTCCCACGGCAGCAACGTCTTCCGCACCGACAGCTCACTTGCCAGCGTGACGTTCCTCTCCGATATCACGCTGGACGATGTGAAGAACTGGACGCGTGTAGGTGACAACCAATCGGGCGTCTGA